The region CCGGGGCGAGTTTGTATCGTGGATGATCACGATATTTTCCCCATTGGCGCACTGTATAACGGTGGTGACCACGTCGCCGAGTTTAAAATTAACCTTGGCGTTGGGGTGGTTCGGGCCACCTTTGTCAACTACATACTTATGCAGCCCCCGGCTTTTCGTAGCAGTACTGGTCAGGTGCGTGAAACGGTTGCCCCGGTTAATGTCGAGCCAGTGGGCTACCGGCCCGAGGCCGTGGGTTGGGTAGAGGTCGCCGTTTCTGTCGACGGAATGCTGGGTGCGCCAGTGCGCTTCAGAGTATCCTTTCTCGCCGAATTCGGCCCCAACGCCCCCAATGGATTTGCCATCGTTAAACTTAATGTTCCGTAAGTCGTGCTGGTAGCCGCAGTGTGCGTAGGTCATTTCGCCAAACATACCCTTCCGAATCATGTTCAGTACCGCCAGCACATCGCGCCGGTAGCAAACGTTCTCCAGAATCATACAGGGCGACCCTGTTTTCTCGAAGGCGTTGACCAAATCCCAGGATTCCTTTAGGGTCACCGTGGCGGATACTTCCACACCGGCGTACTTACCTGCATTCATGGTGGCTACGGCCATGGGAACGTGCCACTCCCAGGGGGTAGCAATTACCACACCGTCGATGTCGTCGCGCTTGAGCATGTCCTTAAACGCTTCATCACCTTTGCTATACGCTACCGGTGCTTTCCGGCCAGCTTTCTCGATCATGGCCGTGGTGCGGCTAATGGCTTCCGGGGCAGGGTCGCAGATAGCGGTTATTTCAACATCGTCCCGGTACAGCGCCTGTTCAACGTGGCTGCGTCCTCGTGAGCCAACGCCAATAAATGCCAGCCTGACTTTAGGGTCAGCAGGTTTGGCACCCGTTAAAATGGCGGGGAAAACAGAAGTCGTTGCAACCGAAGTTGCTGCGCCTGTAAGAGCAGCAGTGCGAATAAACTGGCGCCGGGTAGGTGTCTGCATAGCGATATGTTACGTAGGAGATGTTTACGAACCAAAGAACGAGGTTTCGTAGTAAAAAACATACGTCACGCAAATTTTACCCATTAACCTGATTGACGACGCAAGGAATGAACTGATAGGGTCAACCCTTGCATCGTCAATCAGGCTAGTAATTCCACCAAACTGATTTAGGGTAGTTAACACCTACTGACAATGGCTCCCCAATCAGAGGGGTGGTAACGTCCAGTTTTTGTTCGGCGGCTCGCTTGGTAAACCGTTCAACCGACTCTTTCCAGCCGTGAACGGAAAGGGAGAATTTAGCCCAGTGAACGGGCAAAACCGTTTTGGCATGCAGGTCCTGTGCGGCCGTGACTACCTCTTCGGGAAACATGTGAATATTGGGCCAGTCTTTCCCGTACTGCCCGCATTCGAGGATGGCTAGATCGAACGGGCCGTATTTATCGCCGATTTCTTTGAAGTGCTTGCCGTAGCCTGAATCGCCACCCAGATACAGCGAATAACCGTGAAGCTTTAGCGCAAAAGCGGTCCACAGCGTTTTGCCCCGTGTGATACTGCGACCCGAAAAGTGGCGGGCGGGTACTGCCGTCATGTCAATATCGGTGGCAACATGATGACTTTCCCACCAATCAAATTCAATGATCTGATCGGGGGAGGCACCCCAGCGTTCAAGGTGAGCCCCTACGCCAAGCGCTGTATAAAACTTTTTGACTCGGGGAATAAGCTTCTTGATCGTTAAGTAATCCAGGTGGTCGTAGTGGTCGTGGGATAGTACCAGCATGTCAATATCCGGCATGTCTTCCACTTTGTATACATCGGAACCCGGGAACGCCTTGCCGAAAAACGAAACGGGCGACGCGTTTCCGCTAAAAACAGGGTCAACGAGAATAGTAACCCCTCTTGATTTGATGAGATAGGAAGAATGACCAAACCAGACGATGGTGGGAACGGAATCTGAAAGGGCTTTGAGGTCAGTCCGAACAGAGGGTAACGGTTTGGGTGGTATGTTATCGGGTGCTTTATTAAAGAAATCGCGCATCATACCCACGTAAGAGGCATCTTCACGCATGACTTCGGTTTTTTCCAGGTTTTGAAAAGCGCCATCACGGTAATTTGGTGAGCGGTTAATTCGGTCCAGTCGGGTGGCGGTCGGGTTGCTCCCAAAGGTGCTTTGTTGCATGAAAAGGAAGGTGCTGGCAATCAACCCGGTAATAATGAATAGTGTTAGTAGCATTGGCTTTCGTAAGCGTTTCATGGGGTCAAAACGGGGACTTCTTCTGTCTGGTTCCGCATCTGCCGACTGAGTACATGGGAGGGAACATTACCTGATGAGCGGATGTTATTGATTTGAAGCGACGAAAATTTTGTTTAATATTTATTTGAAAACGTTGAACAAAATGCTCAGATTGTCGGTTTATCAGGTATCAATCGCATACGAAAGAGCGTCCTGGCTACACGCTCGGCTGTCTGCCTGTGTTGTACACAAACTTTGTAACGACAGGTTGATCGAACTCTAATTCGATTCATTTTTATGGATAATTCTCGGGCCAGTGCCCCACGGGTTGCGGTGTTTCGAAAGGAACATTTCAACGCGGCTCATCGTCTGAACAACCCTAATTGGTCGGATGAGAAAAACACGCGGGTTTACGGCAAATGCAACAATCCCAACTACCACGGGCACAACTATGAGTTGATTGTGCAGGTTATCGGCCCTATTGATGACGAAACGGGCTATGTCATCGACATGAAACTGCTCAGCGATCTGATCAAAGAACACGTTACGGATCGGTTCGACCATAAGAATTTGAACCTGGATACTGAAGAATTTGCCGACTTGAATCCATCGGCCGAAAACATTGCCATCGTTATCTATAACATTTTACGCAATCAGCTAAGCGAGGGCTTAGACCTTAAAATCAGACTGTATGAAACTGAACGGAACTTCGTCGAATACCCCGTCTAATGGCAAACCTTTGAATGGTCAACCAGTAAATGGTAACCACAAAAATGGATATGCACTGGATGGAGATTATACCGACGAATTAGTGGATGAAATCGGTGATGCTCATGGAGCAACCTCCATTGATACACCAATGCGTCCTGATGCCTTTGTCCTTGACGATGCATTGAAGATTGACCTCATCGAAGAACATTTTCGGGAGATAATGACCATTCTGGGTCTCGACCTAACCGACGACAGTCTGAAAGGTTCACCTCGTCGCGTGGCTAAAATGTATGTGAATGAGGTATTTAGCGGATTAAACCCTGCTAACAAGCCTAAATCGACCTTGTTCGATAATAAGTTTCGGTACAACGAAATGCTGGTAGAGAAAGACATTACCGTTCAGACCTACTGTGAGCACCATTTTGTGCCCATTCTTGGCAAAGCACATGTCGCCTATATTTCCAGTGGTAAGGTCATTGGCTTGTCGAAACTGAATCGGATCGTTGAGTATTTTAGCAAGCGGCCTCAGGTTCAGGAGCGTTTAACGGTGCAGATTGCCGAAGAACTGAAGCGTGTTCTGGAAACAGAAGATGTAGCGGTGATCATTGACGCCAAGCACTTGTGTGTATCTACCAGAGGTGTACACGACGTGAATAGCTCTACCATTACGTCTTCGTACGGTGGTAAGTTTTCTGAAGAAGCCACTAAACAGGAACTTCTCCGTTTCGTGACGCAGCCCAGTGTGAGTATTTAATTTAGTTAGCCTTCAGGGTAATTCTTGCCGACTGGACAAACGTCCGTGTCCAGAAAGCAGTATACCCCAATTACACTTCATCAACATCCTTCAATATACTTCATCAACATTTTTTATTACACTTCATCAACATTCTTTATGCAGGGTAAAAATATTCTAATCATTGGAGCGAGTTCGGGTATAGGGCATGCGTTAGCGCTACAACTACAGGGTCAGGGAGCTACGCTTTTTACCGCCGGTCGAACCCAGCCCGAAGGTATTCAGTCTACGCATATGGTATGGGATATTACCAAAATCCCCGCTGTCGATGCACTGACTCAACTTCCCGACACGCTCCATGGTCTGGTATATTGCCCCGGCTCCATTAATCTAAAACCGTTCCAACGGCTTACCCTTGACGATTATCGTCGTGATTTCGAACTGAACGTGCTCGGCGCGGTGAGTGCTATTCACGCGAGCTATGCCGTTATCAAAAAATCAAAATCAGCCAGTATTATTCTTTTCAGTACAGTTGCGGCCAAACTGGGAATGGGTATGCATTCGTCCGTATCGGTGGCTAAATCGGCCGTTGAAGGACTAGGCAAATCGCTGGCGGCTGAGTTGGCACCGTTCAACGTCCGGGTAAACGTGCTGGCACCTTCCCTGACCGATACGCCTTTAGCGGGTTTCCTGCTGGGGGATGAAACCAAACGGGAGGCTGCCAACAAACGGCATCCGCTCAATCGGTACGGTACGCCCGAAGACATTGCAGGCATGGCCGCTTACCTGCTCACCGATCAGGCAAGCTGGATAACTGGCCAGGTTATCGGCATTGATGGCGGCATGGGGAGTTTGAAGTAATCAGTAATCAAAAAAAAAGGGGTGACACGGTTTTGAACCGTGTCACCCCTTTTTTTTTGATTACTGATTACTTGGAGATCTTTCCATCTACATTACGCCAGATATTGAGCGGGTTATCGTTTTGTAAAGCGGGTGGTAACAACTCATCCGGGAAGCTCTGATACGTGACAGGCCGCACGAACCGTAGTATAGCCGCTGTTCCTACCGACGTCGACCGGCTATCGCTGGTGGCTGGGAAAGGACCGCCGTGGGTCATCGCTTCCGAAACTTCAACACCCGTTGGGTAGCCGCCAAACAAGACCCGTCCAGCTTTCGCCTGAAGTAAAGAAACCCAATCGACAGACGAGAATGTCAGCTCGGCCGGTGTAGCGTAAATGGTTGCCGTAAGTTGACCTTCCAAAGTGGTTAGGCATTCTTCCAGCTCGGCTTCGGTCTCACACACAACAACCAATGATGTTGGTCCGAAAACCTCTTCGCCCAGCGCCGGGCTGCTCAGGAAAATAGGGGCTGTGGTACTCAGTATCGTTGGTCGTCCCTGTGTCTGGCTGCTTTCAGCGTCCGTGTCGGCTTCGGCCAGCACATGAACGCCGGGAATAATCCGGTTCTGCTGAACGCCCTTTTGATACGCCTGACAGATGCCTGCGTTCAACATCGTTGCCGGTGCCGACGCCCGAATTTTCTCGGCTACTGTTTCCAGAAATACCTGTGTTTTGGGGGAGTCGAGTAAGAATACTAAGCCTGGATTGGTGCAGAACTGGCCTACGCCCAGGGTGATCGAACCCGCCAGCCCGGCGGCAACCGTAGTGGCAGAATTAGGTCCTGTCTCCTGACTGATGGCACCCGGTAACACAACAAAGGGATTCACGGCGCTCATTTCAGCATAGACCGGAATCGGCTCTGGGCGACTCTGGGCTACGCGCAACAGCGCCAGGCCACCGGCTCGCGATCCGGTAAAGCCAACTGCTTTCACAGCCGGATGGGCGACGAGTTGTTGAGCAACCTCAATATCGGCATGTAAGAGCGAAAAAACGCCATCGGGCATACCGGTTTTCTGAGCAGCCGATACAATCGCCTGACCCACCAGCGACGAGGTACCCGGATGCGAGGGATGCGCTTTCACAACAACCGGGCAACCAGCAGCCAGTGCCGACGCCGTGTCGCCACCGGCTACCGAGAAGGCAAGCGGGAAATTGCTGGCTCCAAAAACGACAACCGGTCCCAGGGGCACCAGCATACGGCGCAAGTCGGGGCGGGGTAGGGGTTGGCGGTCAGGCATAGCCGGATTGATGCGGGCATCCACCCATGAACCTTCACGAAGGACATTCGCGAACATCCGTAACTGACCCGTGGTACGGCCCCGCTCACCCGAAATACGACCGGTCGGCAGTCCGCTTTCCAGCACAGCCCGTTCAATGAGTTCGTCGCCAATGGCTTCTATTTCG is a window of Spirosoma linguale DSM 74 DNA encoding:
- a CDS encoding oxidoreductase domain protein (PFAM: oxidoreductase domain protein~KEGG: smt:Smal_3812 oxidoreductase domain protein) translates to MQTPTRRQFIRTAALTGAATSVATTSVFPAILTGAKPADPKVRLAFIGVGSRGRSHVEQALYRDDVEITAICDPAPEAISRTTAMIEKAGRKAPVAYSKGDEAFKDMLKRDDIDGVVIATPWEWHVPMAVATMNAGKYAGVEVSATVTLKESWDLVNAFEKTGSPCMILENVCYRRDVLAVLNMIRKGMFGEMTYAHCGYQHDLRNIKFNDGKSIGGVGAEFGEKGYSEAHWRTQHSVDRNGDLYPTHGLGPVAHWLDINRGNRFTHLTSTATKSRGLHKYVVDKGGPNHPNAKVNFKLGDVVTTVIQCANGENIVIIHDTNSPRPYSLGFRAQGTNGIWMDDNDMIYLEGVSPKPHSWEPFAAYQEKYDHPLWKRHAQTAENAGHGGIDFFVLRAFIESIKAKGPVPIDVYDAAVWSAISPLSEQSIAGGSKPVAIPDFTKGKWKTNKPIFGLNDLY
- a CDS encoding conserved hypothetical protein (KEGG: tau:Tola_1509 hypothetical protein), whose amino-acid sequence is MLLTLFIITGLIASTFLFMQQSTFGSNPTATRLDRINRSPNYRDGAFQNLEKTEVMREDASYVGMMRDFFNKAPDNIPPKPLPSVRTDLKALSDSVPTIVWFGHSSYLIKSRGVTILVDPVFSGNASPVSFFGKAFPGSDVYKVEDMPDIDMLVLSHDHYDHLDYLTIKKLIPRVKKFYTALGVGAHLERWGASPDQIIEFDWWESHHVATDIDMTAVPARHFSGRSITRGKTLWTAFALKLHGYSLYLGGDSGYGKHFKEIGDKYGPFDLAILECGQYGKDWPNIHMFPEEVVTAAQDLHAKTVLPVHWAKFSLSVHGWKESVERFTKRAAEQKLDVTTPLIGEPLSVGVNYPKSVWWNY
- a CDS encoding 6-pyruvoyl tetrahydropterin synthase and hypothetical protein (PFAM: 6-pyruvoyl tetrahydropterin synthase and hypothetical protein~KEGG: Pts; 6-pyruvoyl-tetrahydropterin synthase; K01737 6-pyruvoyl tetrahydrobiopterin synthase), with amino-acid sequence MDNSRASAPRVAVFRKEHFNAAHRLNNPNWSDEKNTRVYGKCNNPNYHGHNYELIVQVIGPIDDETGYVIDMKLLSDLIKEHVTDRFDHKNLNLDTEEFADLNPSAENIAIVIYNILRNQLSEGLDLKIRLYETERNFVEYPV
- a CDS encoding GTP cyclohydrolase I (KEGG: sed:SeD_A2542 GTP cyclohydrolase I~TIGRFAM: GTP cyclohydrolase I~PFAM: GTP cyclohydrolase I); the protein is MNGQPVNGNHKNGYALDGDYTDELVDEIGDAHGATSIDTPMRPDAFVLDDALKIDLIEEHFREIMTILGLDLTDDSLKGSPRRVAKMYVNEVFSGLNPANKPKSTLFDNKFRYNEMLVEKDITVQTYCEHHFVPILGKAHVAYISSGKVIGLSKLNRIVEYFSKRPQVQERLTVQIAEELKRVLETEDVAVIIDAKHLCVSTRGVHDVNSSTITSSYGGKFSEEATKQELLRFVTQPSVSI
- a CDS encoding short-chain dehydrogenase/reductase SDR (PFAM: short-chain dehydrogenase/reductase SDR~KEGG: azc:AZC_3534 short-chain dehydrogenase), with product MQGKNILIIGASSGIGHALALQLQGQGATLFTAGRTQPEGIQSTHMVWDITKIPAVDALTQLPDTLHGLVYCPGSINLKPFQRLTLDDYRRDFELNVLGAVSAIHASYAVIKKSKSASIILFSTVAAKLGMGMHSSVSVAKSAVEGLGKSLAAELAPFNVRVNVLAPSLTDTPLAGFLLGDETKREAANKRHPLNRYGTPEDIAGMAAYLLTDQASWITGQVIGIDGGMGSLK
- a CDS encoding Aldehyde Dehydrogenase (PFAM: Aldehyde Dehydrogenase~KEGG: xcb:XC_0953 ketoglutarate semialdehyde dehydrogenase), with translation MSTTQQSVTLSFIGNEPVTGDGIFFKAFAPSLSENLADDFANVSQEQANQAIEKAAEAFPVYAKLSGAQRADFLDAIAAEIEAIGDELIERAVLESGLPTGRISGERGRTTGQLRMFANVLREGSWVDARINPAMPDRQPLPRPDLRRMLVPLGPVVVFGASNFPLAFSVAGGDTASALAAGCPVVVKAHPSHPGTSSLVGQAIVSAAQKTGMPDGVFSLLHADIEVAQQLVAHPAVKAVGFTGSRAGGLALLRVAQSRPEPIPVYAEMSAVNPFVVLPGAISQETGPNSATTVAAGLAGSITLGVGQFCTNPGLVFLLDSPKTQVFLETVAEKIRASAPATMLNAGICQAYQKGVQQNRIIPGVHVLAEADTDAESSQTQGRPTILSTTAPIFLSSPALGEEVFGPTSLVVVCETEAELEECLTTLEGQLTATIYATPAELTFSSVDWVSLLQAKAGRVLFGGYPTGVEVSEAMTHGGPFPATSDSRSTSVGTAAILRFVRPVTYQSFPDELLPPALQNDNPLNIWRNVDGKISK